A segment of the Candidatus Methanomethylicota archaeon genome:
ATAATAGCTGTAAAATTCATTTTAAACACCCAAGAATATTATTGTCATAAGACTTAGAACTCTTGATATTTCATTTATCGATCCAAACATATCTCCAGTAATACAACCAAATATATTAGTTAAAAATTTAAGCCAAATTAATGAAAATATTAAAACTATAATAAAAGAAAATATTGCTTTAAAACTTATAATATATACTATTAAAAGTGATAAAAATATTCCTAATATTAAATTTTTAATTCTTTTTTCTTTTACTTTTAAAATAAATATTCTTCCAATACCATGATTATAAGGTTTAGCAAAACACCCTATTATTAAAATAGATAATTTTGCTAAACATTCAGCTAATATTAGCATTGGAAAGACTTTCTCTTCTATTAAGATTATTGTAGCTAAAGTAAGAGTAAGTATAAAATATACAGTGAAAATTCCTCCTATACCATGATGTTTATCATGAAGAATTTTTAAACGCTCTTCTTTAGTACCTCTGAACATTAAAGCATCACCAAGATCTAATAATCCATCTAAATGATTTAATCCTGTTAAAATCATAATTGAGAAAAGTGTAAAAATAGCTGCAATTAAATTAGGAATTAATTTAAAAAGAATATAACCAAAAATTCCACAAATAGTTCCAATAAAAGCACCAATCAAAGGAAAAAGATATGCATAATTTGATATTTCTTCTATTGTACTATCTTTTGAAGGAATTATAGTTAAAAATGAAATAATAGATTTAATTCCTTCAAATATTTTCATTCTTATTCCCCTTCAACATATAAGAGTACATCTTACTAGATACGCCTGCTAATAAACTACCTATTGCATCATCAATAAATGGAGGAAGTTTCTTTAAAATTCCTGGCTTATTTCTATCAAATCTATAAAATTCAAAAAGTCCATTATAACCAGCAATATACATAGAAATTGAAATGCCCAATATTTCATCTGCAACTAAATTTACTATATCTTTTTCAAAATCTTCAGCTGATAAATTAGGAATAAGACCTTTTTTTCCATCTTCATTTATCCTTAAAGCAGCCATAATTAAAGAAGCTACATTTATATCATTCATGGTTTCAATTAAAATTTTTTCAAAAATTTCTTTTGCTTTTTCTTTAGAAAATGAAGAATGAGAAACATACATTTCCATAGCAGTAGATATGAGATCTTCTAAAAATATTCCACGTTCTTCAAGTCTTTTTAAAAGTGGTCTATTTGGTAAAATTCCATCATGAGATATTATTGCATCTCTAACAGCTTTTTCTACAGATGTAGCAATAAGCCATCCTAATTCAGTTGCACTACCAGCATATTCCAATGGAGTGCCTTCATTAAGAGATGCTATTACTATAGCATCAGATGAAGTACCAGTTGCTTGCTCTTTACTTATTTTACTTCTTAAATCTAAAGAAGCTAAAGCTTTACACTTTGCTTCAGTAATTGTTGCAATAGCATTTACCATACAACTTTCTGTCATACTTCTATTTACAATAACAATAATATTTATAGTACCTAAAAATTCCATTTGTCCCCCATCTGTTATAGAAGTAGCATTTGATGTTCCAGCAGTAACTATTACTAAAATTTTTAAATTAGATGTACATGCTTCAACTATACTAGCCTTACTAACATCTGCACCTGTCATTAAACATACAACATCTTTGATTTCATTTTCTTTTATTTTCAAAAATTCAAAAGGGTTTTTATAAAATTCTAAAGGAATATGTAAATTTACTATTTTATTAGAAAATTTTAAACCTCCATTAATAGGAGCTGAACTTAATATTTTAAATTCTTTTTTACTTTCTATTACAATTGCTTCTTTATTTATTTCTATTCTTAAATCTTTAAAAATTTCCATTCAATCACCCCTATTATTAATAAAATTATTATAATAAATATAGCAGAAATTTTGAAAATATTTAATGAATCTTTAATTTTTTCAAGAGAGGGATTATTATCTCCTCCTTTAATAAAATAATGTCCAGGCTTATTTAACCATATTTCTAAAGCACCAGCCATTGTGGACATTGGCCATCCTGCATTTTTACTTTCTGTAACTGAATGATAATTTTTTGTTGTAATTATAGCATTTTTCCAATTTTTACATAGAATTATAGATGATAAAATAAATATTAAAGAAGACAATCTTGCAGGAATATAATTTGCTAATGTATCAAGTTTTGCTGAAAACCATCCAAAATGTAAATAGCGTTCATTTTTATATCCCACCATAGAGTCTAATGTATTAATTACTCTATATGCAATAGCACCTGGAAGACCAAAAATAAGATAATAAAAAATTGGTGATAAAAAACCATCAACAAATCCTTCAGCAACTGTTTCTATTGTTGCAGATGCAATTAGAGGAGGATTTAACGAAGATGTATCTCTTCTTACAATCATTGATAAAAATTTTCTTGTTTTTTCAATATCAGAATTAAAATATTTAATTATAGGATAAGTATGAGTAAACATACTTTTAAAAGCAAATGTCATTTTTAATAGAATAGATGAGATAATTACTTGAAAAATAATATTATTTATAATTGTT
Coding sequences within it:
- the cobS gene encoding adenosylcobinamide-GDP ribazoletransferase is translated as MKIFEGIKSIISFLTIIPSKDSTIEEISNYAYLFPLIGAFIGTICGIFGYILFKLIPNLIAAIFTLFSIMILTGLNHLDGLLDLGDALMFRGTKEERLKILHDKHHGIGGIFTVYFILTLTLATIILIEEKVFPMLILAECLAKLSILIIGCFAKPYNHGIGRIFILKVKEKRIKNLILGIFLSLLIVYIISFKAIFSFIIVLIFSLIWLKFLTNIFGCITGDMFGSINEISRVLSLMTIIFLGV
- the cobZ gene encoding alpha-ribazole phosphatase CobZ; the encoded protein is MEIFKDLRIEINKEAIVIESKKEFKILSSAPINGGLKFSNKIVNLHIPLEFYKNPFEFLKIKENEIKDVVCLMTGADVSKASIVEACTSNLKILVIVTAGTSNATSITDGGQMEFLGTINIIVIVNRSMTESCMVNAIATITEAKCKALASLDLRSKISKEQATGTSSDAIVIASLNEGTPLEYAGSATELGWLIATSVEKAVRDAIISHDGILPNRPLLKRLEERGIFLEDLISTAMEMYVSHSSFSKEKAKEIFEKILIETMNDINVASLIMAALRINEDGKKGLIPNLSAEDFEKDIVNLVADEILGISISMYIAGYNGLFEFYRFDRNKPGILKKLPPFIDDAIGSLLAGVSSKMYSYMLKGNKNENI
- a CDS encoding cobalamin biosynthesis protein, producing MNIIILLLAFIIDLIFGEPPKKFHLTVWIGKFIENTEKIFRKIKNEKLAGSIFAITSIIVFTLPIYFLTIINNIIFQVIISSILLKMTFAFKSMFTHTYPIIKYFNSDIEKTRKFLSMIVRRDTSSLNPPLIASATIETVAEGFVDGFLSPIFYYLIFGLPGAIAYRVINTLDSMVGYKNERYLHFGWFSAKLDTLANYIPARLSSLIFILSSIILCKNWKNAIITTKNYHSVTESKNAGWPMSTMAGALEIWLNKPGHYFIKGGDNNPSLEKIKDSLNIFKISAIFIIIILLIIGVIEWKFLKI